One window of Mesorhizobium loti R88b genomic DNA carries:
- a CDS encoding invasion associated locus B family protein, with protein MRKYAYFAAMLGVAAIVGLPALAAQTKGDKVAATPPAAADVPQLPGGASALSETHGDWTVNCQISGTTKVCSLSHQQFNKQNNQRLLAIELSSKTGDDATGTLALPFGLALAKGVNLTIDDQKLDGSLPFNTCQVVGCLVPVAFDGNVTPLLKAGTTLKIDAFAADTGQAVSFSIPLNGFSGALARTAELLAN; from the coding sequence ATGAGGAAATACGCGTATTTTGCAGCGATGCTGGGTGTTGCCGCTATTGTCGGTCTGCCAGCTCTTGCCGCCCAGACCAAGGGCGACAAGGTGGCGGCAACGCCGCCTGCGGCAGCGGATGTTCCGCAACTGCCCGGCGGCGCATCGGCCTTGTCCGAAACCCATGGCGACTGGACGGTCAATTGCCAGATATCGGGCACGACTAAGGTCTGCAGCCTGTCGCACCAGCAGTTCAACAAGCAAAACAACCAGCGCCTGCTGGCGATCGAGTTGTCGAGCAAGACCGGTGACGATGCGACCGGAACCCTTGCGCTGCCGTTCGGCCTGGCCTTGGCCAAGGGCGTCAACCTGACCATCGATGACCAGAAACTGGATGGCAGCCTGCCGTTCAACACCTGCCAGGTCGTCGGCTGCCTGGTGCCGGTGGCTTTCGATGGCAATGTCACGCCACTGCTCAAGGCAGGCACCACGCTGAAGATCGACGCCTTCGCGGCGGATACGGGGCAAGCGGTGAGCTTTTCCATTCCGCTCAATGGTTTTAGCGGGGCGCTCGCCCGCACAGCGGAACTCCTGGCCAACTGA
- the coaBC gene encoding bifunctional phosphopantothenoylcysteine decarboxylase/phosphopantothenate--cysteine ligase CoaBC yields the protein MASITIRNLDDEVKELLRRLAAENNRSMEEQARVMIRAAVDGQIEPDRIDRIEQTLRELTSVHSPVTPAASPAGKTFPRGTLSGKRILLIIGGGIAAYKALDLIRRLRERGAAVRVVMTTAAQEFVTTLSVGALSADHVFTELFDRNDEHDVGHIRLSREADLLVVTPATADLMAKLANGHANDLASTVLIATDKPVLMAPAMNPRMWAHPATRRNRATLGKDGIAFVGPARGEMAESNEAGDGRMAEPLEIVAAIEALLDAGPKPLAGRKIIVTSGPTREPIDPVRYIANRSSGKQGHAIAAALARLGADVHLVSGPVSIADPVGVKTIHVERAQEMRDAVEQLLPAEAAVFVAAVADWRTENSADEKIKKVAGDGPPMLRMVENPDILAGVGHHSQRPGLVVGFAAETQDLLRNAEAKLRKKGADFIVANDVSHESGIGPSGVMGGDRNRVRIVSKAGVEEWPEMTKDEVAARLAALIAERLKTIVV from the coding sequence ATGGCAAGCATCACGATCCGCAACCTTGATGACGAGGTCAAGGAACTGCTGCGCCGGCTGGCGGCCGAGAACAACCGCTCGATGGAAGAACAAGCGCGGGTGATGATCCGGGCCGCCGTCGACGGTCAGATCGAACCAGACCGCATCGACCGGATCGAACAGACACTGCGCGAACTGACGAGCGTACACAGCCCAGTGACGCCGGCTGCCTCTCCGGCAGGCAAGACCTTCCCGCGCGGTACCCTCTCCGGCAAGCGCATCCTGCTCATCATTGGCGGCGGCATCGCCGCCTACAAGGCGCTCGACCTGATCCGCCGGCTGCGCGAGCGCGGTGCTGCGGTACGGGTTGTCATGACTACGGCGGCGCAGGAATTCGTCACCACGCTGTCGGTCGGCGCACTCTCGGCCGACCACGTCTTCACCGAATTGTTCGACCGCAATGACGAACATGATGTCGGCCACATCAGACTGTCGCGCGAGGCCGACCTTCTGGTGGTCACTCCCGCCACCGCCGATTTGATGGCAAAGCTTGCCAACGGCCATGCCAACGATCTCGCCTCGACCGTGCTCATCGCCACCGACAAGCCGGTGCTGATGGCGCCGGCGATGAACCCCAGGATGTGGGCACACCCGGCGACCCGCCGCAACCGCGCGACACTGGGCAAGGACGGCATTGCCTTCGTCGGCCCGGCCAGGGGCGAGATGGCCGAGAGCAATGAAGCCGGCGATGGCCGCATGGCCGAACCGCTGGAGATCGTCGCCGCTATCGAGGCGCTGCTCGATGCCGGCCCCAAACCGCTGGCGGGCCGCAAGATCATCGTCACGTCCGGTCCGACGCGCGAACCGATCGACCCGGTGCGCTATATCGCCAACCGCTCGTCCGGCAAGCAGGGCCATGCGATTGCTGCGGCATTGGCAAGACTTGGTGCCGACGTGCATCTCGTCTCCGGTCCGGTCAGCATCGCCGATCCCGTCGGGGTGAAAACCATCCATGTCGAGCGTGCGCAGGAAATGCGCGATGCGGTCGAACAGCTTCTGCCCGCTGAAGCCGCGGTGTTCGTCGCCGCCGTTGCCGACTGGCGCACCGAGAATTCAGCGGATGAGAAGATCAAGAAGGTGGCCGGCGACGGCCCGCCCATGCTGCGCATGGTCGAAAATCCCGACATCCTGGCTGGCGTCGGTCATCACAGCCAGCGACCTGGCCTCGTCGTCGGCTTCGCCGCCGAGACGCAGGATCTTTTGCGTAACGCCGAGGCCAAGCTCAGGAAGAAAGGCGCCGATTTCATCGTCGCCAACGATGTGTCGCACGAAAGCGGTATCGGCCCTTCAGGCGTGATGGGCGGTGACCGCAACCGGGTGCGGATCGTATCGAAGGCCGGCGTCGAGGAATGGCCCGAGATGACCAAGGACGAGGTGGCGGCGCGGCTCGCCGCCCTCATTGCCGAGCGGTTGAAAACGATTGTCGTGTGA
- the ubiB gene encoding 2-polyprenylphenol 6-hydroxylase, protein MSTVSAGFRLVRAGWVLVREGVVAALPGEELTGLPKLGWRLARLFTRRRALDYERSDRLAKAVVRLGPSYVKLGQFLATRPDVVGNDMALDLAMLQDKMHTFPKAEAVAAIEASLGRKIGDLYAAFGDPVAAASIAQVHAADTVHDGVATKVAVKVIRPGVRRRFFQDLESYFLAARLQEKYIPSSRRLRPVEVTETLAQTTKIEMDLRLEAAALSELGENTRDDPGFRVPSVDWERTGRDVLTMEWVDGIKMNNIAGLEEAGHDLKAIAANLIQSFLRHTLRDGFFHADMHPGNLFVEANGTIVAVDLGIAGRLGKKERRFLAEILYGFITRDYLRVAEVHFEAGYVPRQHNVAAFAQAIRAIGEPIHGQPAETISMAKLLTLLFEVTELFDMATRPELILLQKTMVVVEGVARTLDPAFNMWKTAEPVVGGWISGNLGPRGMMIDARDGAKALLTLARQIPELAARTDRLSREIDLMAEHGLRFDETTAHAIGKAEARYSRSGRAALWVIALTLVYIAWKLL, encoded by the coding sequence ATGAGCACCGTCAGCGCAGGATTTCGGCTCGTACGGGCCGGCTGGGTACTGGTGCGCGAAGGCGTCGTCGCCGCTCTGCCGGGCGAGGAACTGACCGGCCTGCCGAAACTCGGCTGGCGGCTGGCGCGGCTGTTCACCCGCCGCCGCGCGCTCGACTATGAGCGCAGCGACCGGCTGGCCAAGGCCGTGGTCCGGCTTGGCCCATCCTATGTCAAGCTCGGCCAGTTCCTGGCGACGCGGCCAGACGTTGTCGGCAACGACATGGCGCTCGATCTCGCCATGCTGCAGGACAAGATGCACACCTTCCCCAAGGCCGAGGCGGTCGCTGCCATCGAAGCCTCGCTCGGGCGCAAGATCGGCGATCTCTATGCTGCGTTCGGCGACCCGGTCGCAGCCGCCTCCATCGCCCAGGTCCATGCCGCCGACACCGTCCATGACGGCGTTGCCACCAAGGTCGCGGTCAAGGTGATCCGGCCAGGCGTGCGGCGCCGCTTCTTCCAGGATCTCGAAAGCTATTTCCTCGCCGCCCGCCTGCAGGAGAAATACATCCCCTCCTCGCGCCGGCTGCGCCCTGTCGAGGTGACCGAGACGCTGGCGCAGACCACCAAGATCGAGATGGACCTGCGCCTCGAGGCGGCGGCACTCTCCGAACTCGGCGAAAACACCAGGGACGACCCCGGCTTTCGCGTGCCATCCGTCGACTGGGAGCGAACCGGCCGCGACGTGCTGACCATGGAGTGGGTCGACGGCATCAAGATGAACAACATCGCCGGTCTGGAGGAGGCCGGCCACGATCTCAAGGCGATAGCCGCCAATCTGATCCAGTCCTTCCTGCGCCATACGCTGCGCGACGGTTTCTTCCACGCCGACATGCATCCGGGCAACCTTTTCGTCGAAGCAAACGGCACCATCGTCGCCGTCGATCTCGGCATCGCCGGGCGTCTCGGCAAGAAGGAGCGCCGCTTCCTCGCCGAGATCCTCTACGGCTTCATCACCCGCGATTATCTGCGCGTCGCCGAGGTGCATTTCGAGGCCGGCTATGTGCCGCGCCAGCACAATGTCGCGGCTTTCGCGCAAGCCATCCGCGCCATTGGCGAGCCGATCCATGGCCAGCCGGCCGAGACCATTTCGATGGCCAAGCTTTTGACGCTGCTGTTCGAGGTGACCGAACTCTTCGACATGGCAACGCGCCCGGAGCTCATCCTGCTGCAAAAGACCATGGTCGTGGTCGAAGGCGTGGCGCGCACGCTCGACCCGGCCTTCAACATGTGGAAGACGGCCGAACCGGTGGTCGGCGGCTGGATATCAGGCAACCTCGGCCCGCGCGGCATGATGATCGATGCCCGTGACGGCGCCAAGGCGCTACTGACGCTCGCCCGCCAGATACCCGAACTTGCGGCGCGCACCGACCGGCTGTCGCGCGAGATCGACCTGATGGCCGAGCACGGCCTGCGCTTCGACGAAACCACCGCCCACGCCATCGGCAAGGCCGAGGCCCGCTACAGCCGCTCCGGCCGCGCGGCCCTGTGGGTGATCGCGCTGACGCTGGTCTATATCGCGTGGAAGTTGCTCTAG
- the ubiE gene encoding bifunctional demethylmenaquinone methyltransferase/2-methoxy-6-polyprenyl-1,4-benzoquinol methylase UbiE has translation MSVERTTAAGGMETSYGFKRVGEGEKQSLVNDVFHKVANRYDLMNDLMSAGLHRLWKDAMVTWLNPPKRAGWKVLDVAGGTGDIAFRIVDASHGHAHATVLDINGSMLTVGRDRAEKKGLSGNTDFVEANAEELPFPDATFDAYTIAFGIRNVPRIDVALSEAFRVLKPGGRFLCLEFSEVEMPLLDKVYEAWSFNAIPRIGKMVTGDGEPYSYLVESIAKFPNQQNFAAMISRAGFDRVSFRNYSGGIAALHSGWKL, from the coding sequence ATGTCAGTTGAGAGAACCACGGCCGCGGGCGGCATGGAAACCTCTTATGGTTTCAAGCGTGTAGGGGAAGGCGAGAAGCAGTCCCTGGTCAACGATGTTTTCCACAAGGTCGCCAACCGCTACGACCTGATGAACGATCTGATGTCGGCTGGCCTGCACCGGCTGTGGAAGGACGCCATGGTGACATGGCTCAATCCGCCGAAGCGCGCCGGCTGGAAGGTTCTGGATGTGGCCGGCGGCACTGGCGACATCGCCTTCCGCATTGTCGACGCCAGCCACGGCCATGCCCATGCCACCGTGCTTGACATCAATGGCTCGATGCTCACCGTCGGCCGTGACCGTGCGGAAAAGAAGGGCCTGTCCGGGAATACGGATTTCGTCGAAGCCAATGCCGAGGAATTGCCCTTCCCTGACGCAACATTCGACGCCTACACCATCGCTTTCGGCATTCGCAACGTGCCGCGCATCGATGTCGCGCTCAGCGAAGCGTTCCGCGTGCTGAAGCCGGGCGGGCGGTTCCTGTGCCTGGAGTTTTCAGAGGTCGAGATGCCGCTGCTCGACAAGGTCTATGAAGCCTGGTCGTTCAACGCCATTCCCAGGATCGGCAAGATGGTGACCGGTGACGGCGAGCCCTATTCCTATCTGGTCGAATCGATCGCGAAATTCCCCAACCAGCAGAACTTCGCGGCGATGATTTCCCGCGCCGGTTTCGACCGCGTTTCCTTCCGCAACTATTCCGGCGGCATCGCGGCCCTGCATTCGGGCTGGAAGCTTTGA
- a CDS encoding adenosine deaminase gives MPLKAELHCHIEGAAAPELVISQAQKYGKDTSPYIQNGSFVWHDFTSFLAAYDFSADLFRSEEDYARLADHYLTSLARDGAIYSEVFTSPDHATRAGLSPKAYTDALGEGMARAKAKTGIEGRMIVTGVRHVGVESIERAARFAARCGHPLVTGFGVAGDERMGEMEDYVRAFEIAREAGLGITIHAGELTGWETVQSALDHIKPSRIGHGVRAIENPDLVRRIADEGIVLECCPGSNIALKVFDSFADHPFPALQAAGCKVTLNSDDPPYFWTSLKREYDIAAEHFSMNEKALAAVTKTAIEAAFVDRKTKTALLARLNGASR, from the coding sequence ATGCCTTTGAAAGCGGAACTGCACTGCCATATTGAAGGGGCAGCGGCGCCAGAGCTCGTCATCAGCCAGGCGCAGAAATACGGCAAGGATACCTCGCCCTATATCCAGAATGGCTCGTTTGTCTGGCACGATTTCACCTCCTTCCTCGCGGCCTACGATTTTTCCGCCGACCTGTTCCGGAGCGAGGAGGATTATGCCCGGCTGGCCGACCACTATCTGACCAGCCTGGCCCGCGATGGCGCCATCTATTCCGAGGTCTTCACCTCGCCGGACCATGCGACAAGGGCGGGGCTGTCGCCCAAGGCCTATACCGACGCGCTTGGCGAAGGCATGGCCCGCGCCAAGGCCAAGACCGGCATAGAGGGCCGCATGATCGTCACCGGCGTGCGTCATGTCGGTGTCGAATCGATCGAACGGGCGGCGCGCTTCGCGGCGCGCTGCGGGCACCCGCTGGTCACCGGCTTCGGCGTTGCGGGCGATGAGCGCATGGGCGAGATGGAAGACTATGTCAGGGCCTTCGAGATCGCCCGCGAGGCCGGGCTCGGCATCACCATCCATGCCGGCGAACTGACGGGATGGGAGACCGTGCAGTCGGCGCTCGATCATATCAAGCCTTCGCGTATCGGCCACGGCGTGCGCGCCATCGAAAACCCGGACCTTGTGCGGCGCATCGCCGACGAAGGCATCGTGCTGGAATGCTGCCCCGGCTCCAACATCGCGCTCAAAGTGTTCGACAGTTTTGCCGACCATCCATTTCCGGCGCTGCAGGCGGCCGGCTGCAAGGTGACGCTCAACTCCGACGATCCGCCCTATTTCTGGACCTCGCTGAAGCGCGAATACGACATCGCCGCCGAGCATTTCTCGATGAACGAGAAAGCGCTGGCAGCTGTCACTAAAACGGCTATCGAGGCCGCCTTCGTCGACCGGAAGACCAAGACCGCACTTCTTGCCCGGCTGAACGGCGCCTCTCGCTGA
- the upp gene encoding uracil phosphoribosyltransferase, protein MKGVTVVDHPLVQHKLTIMRKKETSTAGFRRLLREISLLLGYEVTRNLELTTTTIETPMETMEAPTLEGKKLVFASVLRAGNGLLEGLLDLVPAARVAHVGLYRDHETLEAVEYFFKAPSDLADRLVIVVDPMLATANSAIAAIDKLKERGATNIRFLCLLAAPEGIERFTKAHPDVPVFTASIDRQLNEKGYIMPGLGDAGDRMYGTK, encoded by the coding sequence ATGAAGGGCGTCACCGTCGTCGACCATCCGCTTGTCCAGCACAAGCTGACCATCATGCGCAAGAAGGAGACCTCGACGGCCGGCTTCCGGCGGCTGCTGCGCGAGATCTCACTGTTGCTCGGCTACGAGGTCACGCGCAATCTTGAACTGACGACGACGACGATCGAAACGCCGATGGAAACCATGGAAGCGCCGACGCTGGAGGGCAAGAAGCTGGTCTTCGCCTCGGTGCTGCGCGCTGGCAACGGCTTGCTGGAAGGCCTGCTCGATCTGGTACCGGCAGCCCGCGTCGCCCATGTCGGCCTCTACCGCGACCACGAAACGCTGGAGGCGGTCGAGTATTTTTTCAAGGCGCCGAGCGATCTCGCCGACCGGTTGGTGATCGTCGTCGATCCGATGCTGGCAACCGCCAATTCGGCGATCGCGGCGATCGACAAGCTGAAAGAGCGCGGCGCCACCAATATCCGCTTCCTCTGCCTTTTGGCGGCGCCCGAAGGCATAGAGCGCTTCACCAAGGCGCATCCGGACGTTCCGGTGTTCACCGCTTCCATCGACCGCCAGCTCAACGAAAAGGGCTACATCATGCCCGGCCTCGGCGACGCCGGCGACCGCATGTACGGGACGAAGTAA
- a CDS encoding TIGR02281 family clan AA aspartic protease, translating to MLRKLLILSVFAGTSASIPVVYQANPQIFENLLKSATTAKLDAEQQPEVNLASVPDKPVTPLPTGRKVVVSADSRGHFSSTFKLNGRQVDGMIDTGATLVAVNTSTARRIGLSLNPSDFSHEVSTANGTIKAAVVAIDRLQIGSISVDNVQAIVLDDKALKTNLIGMSFLNRLGKYQAENGTLLLVQ from the coding sequence ATGCTGCGCAAGCTTCTCATCCTCAGCGTTTTCGCCGGCACATCGGCGTCGATCCCTGTCGTCTATCAGGCAAATCCGCAGATCTTCGAAAACCTGCTGAAATCGGCGACGACAGCCAAGCTCGACGCCGAGCAGCAACCTGAAGTCAACCTCGCATCGGTTCCCGACAAGCCGGTGACGCCGCTGCCGACCGGCCGCAAGGTCGTCGTCTCCGCGGACAGTCGCGGCCACTTCTCATCGACCTTCAAGCTCAATGGCCGCCAGGTTGACGGCATGATCGACACTGGCGCCACTCTGGTGGCCGTCAACACTTCGACGGCGCGCCGGATCGGGCTGTCGCTCAACCCGTCCGATTTCAGCCATGAGGTCAGCACTGCCAACGGCACGATCAAGGCGGCGGTGGTGGCGATTGATCGCCTGCAGATCGGCAGCATCAGCGTCGATAACGTGCAAGCCATCGTGCTCGACGACAAGGCACTGAAGACCAATCTGATCGGCATGAGTTTTCTCAATCGGCTCGGCAAATACCAGGCCGAGAACGGCACGCTGCTGCTGGTGCAGTAG
- the deoA gene encoding thymidine phosphorylase, translated as MLPQEIIRHKRDGHRLSAGEIAAFICGVTSGAVTDGQVAAFAMAVFFNGMSRDEAVALTLAMRDSGDVLDWSDLPGPVTDKHSTGGVGDNVSLMLAPIVAACGAYVPMISGRGLGHTGGTLDKMDAIPGYASQPDIALFRQAVLETGCAIIGQTADLAPADRRLYAIRDVTGTVESVPLITASILSKKLAAGLGSLVLDVKVGNGAFMEKSRDATALANSLVEVASGAGLKVSALITGMNEPLASAAGNAVEVRNAVDFLTGRLRDRRLEDVTLALAAEMLQSAGLVSSNQDGIRRATEALASGRAAATFARMVAVLGGPADFIERPEKYLAVAPTEFAVKATTDGFVTGIATRDIGLAVVGLGGGRTRPDDRIDPAVGITGLLPIGAEVRAGEPLALVHARSQSDADTAGAAVLSAYAVGSSKPAADKSVIRRILPRG; from the coding sequence ATGCTTCCACAGGAGATCATCCGCCACAAGCGAGACGGCCACAGACTGTCTGCTGGTGAAATTGCTGCCTTCATCTGCGGCGTGACCTCGGGCGCCGTCACCGATGGCCAGGTCGCGGCTTTCGCCATGGCGGTATTCTTCAACGGCATGAGCCGTGACGAGGCCGTGGCGCTGACGCTCGCCATGCGCGATTCCGGCGATGTGCTCGACTGGTCGGATTTGCCCGGCCCGGTGACCGACAAGCATTCGACCGGCGGCGTCGGGGACAATGTCTCGCTGATGCTGGCGCCTATCGTCGCCGCTTGTGGCGCCTATGTGCCGATGATCTCGGGCCGCGGCCTAGGCCATACCGGCGGCACGCTGGACAAGATGGATGCGATTCCCGGCTACGCCAGCCAGCCCGATATCGCGCTGTTTCGCCAGGCGGTGCTCGAAACGGGCTGCGCCATCATCGGCCAGACCGCCGATCTGGCACCCGCCGACCGCCGGCTCTACGCCATCCGCGACGTCACCGGAACCGTGGAATCGGTGCCGCTGATCACCGCCTCGATCCTGTCGAAGAAGCTGGCCGCCGGGCTGGGTTCGCTGGTGCTGGACGTCAAGGTCGGCAACGGCGCCTTCATGGAGAAGTCGCGCGACGCGACCGCGCTGGCCAACAGCCTGGTCGAGGTCGCCAGCGGCGCCGGGCTGAAGGTCTCGGCGCTGATCACCGGCATGAACGAACCGCTGGCCTCGGCCGCCGGCAACGCGGTCGAGGTGCGCAATGCCGTGGATTTCCTGACTGGCCGTCTGCGCGACCGGCGCCTGGAGGACGTGACGCTGGCGCTGGCGGCCGAAATGCTGCAGTCGGCGGGACTGGTGTCGTCCAACCAGGATGGTATCAGGCGCGCCACCGAGGCGCTTGCCAGCGGCCGCGCCGCCGCCACCTTCGCCCGCATGGTGGCGGTGCTTGGCGGACCCGCCGATTTCATCGAGAGGCCGGAAAAATACCTGGCCGTGGCGCCAACGGAATTCGCGGTCAAGGCAACGACGGACGGCTTCGTCACTGGCATCGCCACCCGCGACATCGGCCTTGCGGTGGTTGGCCTGGGTGGCGGGCGAACACGGCCCGACGACAGGATCGACCCGGCGGTCGGCATCACCGGGCTGCTGCCCATAGGCGCGGAGGTCAGGGCCGGCGAGCCGCTGGCGCTGGTCCATGCCCGTTCACAATCCGATGCCGATACTGCCGGCGCCGCCGTGCTTTCGGCCTATGCGGTCGGCTCTTCGAAGCCGGCCGCCGACAAGTCGGTCATCCGAAGGATTCTTCCACGCGGCTGA
- a CDS encoding purine-nucleoside phosphorylase, whose product MTEKAVDHLIERLDGLAPSTALVLGSGLGGLVDRIENPIRVSYADLPGFPRSGVSGHAGEVVAGLFAGVPVLMLSGRAHYYEHGNAAAMRPVLEVLAGIGITKLILTNAAGSVDPDMPPGSVMLITDHINFSGTNPLIGEPSDRRFVGLTEAHDAGIRKAIERAAKATGTALHQGVYMWFSGPCFETPAEIRMARIMGANAVGMSTVPEVILARFLGLRVAACSVITNLAAGMTGAELSHQETKDMAPVGGSRLATVLQRVFQDGLLES is encoded by the coding sequence ATGACCGAAAAGGCCGTGGACCATCTTATCGAAAGGCTGGACGGCCTGGCGCCGTCGACGGCACTGGTGCTCGGTTCGGGCCTCGGCGGCCTGGTTGACCGGATCGAAAACCCGATTCGCGTCTCCTATGCCGATCTGCCCGGCTTTCCCAGGAGCGGCGTCAGCGGCCATGCCGGCGAGGTCGTGGCCGGGCTGTTTGCCGGCGTGCCGGTGCTGATGCTGTCCGGCCGCGCCCATTATTACGAGCACGGCAACGCGGCAGCGATGCGCCCGGTTCTGGAAGTGCTCGCCGGCATCGGCATCACGAAACTGATCCTCACCAACGCCGCCGGCTCGGTCGATCCGGACATGCCGCCGGGCTCGGTGATGCTGATCACGGATCACATCAATTTCTCGGGCACCAATCCGCTGATCGGCGAGCCGAGCGACCGCCGCTTCGTCGGCCTGACCGAAGCTCATGACGCCGGCATCCGTAAGGCGATCGAGCGCGCGGCGAAGGCGACTGGCACCGCGCTGCACCAGGGCGTCTATATGTGGTTTTCCGGCCCGTGTTTCGAAACGCCGGCCGAAATCCGCATGGCGCGCATCATGGGCGCCAATGCGGTGGGCATGTCGACCGTGCCGGAAGTCATTCTCGCCCGCTTCCTTGGTCTGCGTGTCGCCGCCTGTTCGGTCATCACCAATTTGGCGGCTGGCATGACCGGAGCCGAGCTTTCGCACCAGGAGACCAAGGACATGGCGCCGGTTGGCGGGTCGCGGCTGGCGACAGTCCTGCAGCGTGTGTTTCAAGACGGGCTGCTGGAGAGCTGA
- the cdd gene encoding cytidine deaminase translates to MSHDLFEAAKTAMAKAYAPYSKFPVGAALRTEDGRVFTGANIEVASYPEGWCAETTALGHYIMGGGGKIVEIAVLAERMAKCSPCGGCRQRLAEFCRPETKLYLCDNTGVAETVTMGDMLPYGFRGDILK, encoded by the coding sequence ATGTCGCATGATCTGTTCGAAGCGGCCAAGACCGCCATGGCCAAGGCCTATGCGCCCTACTCGAAATTTCCCGTGGGTGCCGCACTTCGCACCGAGGACGGACGCGTCTTCACTGGCGCCAACATCGAGGTCGCCTCCTATCCGGAGGGCTGGTGCGCCGAAACCACAGCCCTTGGCCACTACATCATGGGCGGCGGCGGCAAGATCGTCGAAATCGCTGTCCTTGCCGAGCGCATGGCCAAATGCTCGCCTTGCGGTGGCTGCCGCCAGCGGCTCGCCGAATTCTGCCGGCCTGAAACCAAACTCTACCTCTGCGACAATACCGGCGTTGCCGAGACCGTGACCATGGGCGACATGCTGCCCTACGGTTTTCGCGGCGATATTCTCAAATGA
- a CDS encoding ABC transporter permease yields MDIFIAIVQILDSTIRLSVPLLLACLAGLYSERAGVFDIGLEGKMLVGAFAGAAAASVFHSALLGLGMAILVSVAFALIHGFASITHRGNQIVSGVAINFIAAGSTVMLGQAWFQQGGRTPALQPGERFEAIVWPGADAIRDVPIIGPIYAELISGHSILVYLAFLMVPFTWWVLFRTRFGLRLRAVGENPAAVDTAGISVAWLRYRALICTGILTGIAGAYLSMVQNGGFVKDMTAGKGYIALAALIFAKWKPVNAMFACLLFGFLDALAIRLQGSPLPIIGKVPVQFMQALPYILTVILLAGFIGKAIPPRAGGVPYVKER; encoded by the coding sequence ATGGATATCTTCATCGCCATCGTGCAGATACTCGACTCCACCATCCGCCTGTCGGTACCGCTGCTGCTCGCTTGCCTCGCCGGTCTCTATTCGGAACGCGCGGGCGTCTTCGACATCGGGCTCGAGGGCAAGATGCTGGTCGGTGCCTTCGCTGGGGCCGCCGCTGCGTCGGTCTTCCATTCGGCCCTTCTCGGCCTCGGCATGGCCATCCTGGTTTCGGTCGCCTTCGCGCTGATCCACGGCTTTGCCTCGATCACGCACCGCGGCAACCAGATCGTTTCCGGCGTCGCGATCAATTTCATCGCCGCCGGCTCGACCGTCATGCTCGGCCAGGCCTGGTTTCAGCAAGGCGGGCGCACGCCGGCGCTGCAGCCGGGCGAGCGGTTCGAGGCGATTGTCTGGCCCGGCGCCGATGCAATCAGGGACGTGCCGATCATCGGACCGATCTATGCGGAGCTGATCTCCGGCCACTCGATACTGGTCTATCTCGCTTTCCTGATGGTGCCGTTCACCTGGTGGGTGCTGTTTCGCACCCGCTTTGGCCTCAGGCTGCGCGCCGTCGGTGAGAACCCTGCCGCCGTCGATACCGCCGGCATCTCGGTCGCGTGGCTGCGCTACCGGGCGCTGATCTGCACCGGCATCCTCACCGGCATCGCCGGCGCCTACCTGTCGATGGTGCAGAATGGAGGCTTCGTGAAGGACATGACCGCCGGCAAGGGCTACATCGCCCTGGCGGCGCTGATCTTCGCCAAATGGAAGCCGGTCAATGCCATGTTCGCCTGCCTCTTGTTTGGCTTCCTCGACGCGCTGGCGATCCGCCTGCAGGGTTCGCCGCTTCCGATCATCGGCAAGGTGCCGGTGCAGTTCATGCAGGCGCTGCCCTATATCCTCACCGTCATCCTGCTCGCTGGCTTCATCGGCAAGGCGATCCCGCCGCGCGCCGGCGGCGTGCCCTACGTCAAGGAACGCTGA